A region from the Triticum urartu cultivar G1812 chromosome 1, Tu2.1, whole genome shotgun sequence genome encodes:
- the LOC125532610 gene encoding homeobox-leucine zipper protein ROC4-like, producing the protein MDGEFQRDNNLVHNDLDVFMTTEQNHLFQKNHDEEIYGLLGGTANAGKIDNASDVAADKGNNDGETHSEHRMETRRGNYHRLRREQIQQLEAVFRESPYPDEKLRKTLSKRLGMSAQQVKFWFQNHRSSSKGKTLRQEASNLQLEKQMLKSERQAIISAMQNSTCLKCRGTIVQTQDTSERQRLFMENLKLKEELLLATKHLKEGLQQNSMWPVLTCK; encoded by the exons ATGGACGGCGAGTTCCAGCGAGACAACAATCTTGTGCACAATGATCTTGACGTCTTCATGACAACTGAACAAAACCACCTATTCCAGAAAAACCATGATGAGGAGATATATGGTCTGCTTGGAGGCACTGCCAATGCGGGAAAGATTGATAATGCCAGCGATGTTGCTGCAGACAAAGGAAACAACGACGGAGAGACCCATAGTGAGCATAGGATGGAGACAAGGCGCGGCAATTATCACCGTCTCCGCAGAGAACAAATCCAACAACTTGAAGC TGTCTTCCGGGAATCCCCTTATCCAGATGAGAAACTCCGGAAGACCCTCAGCAAGAGGCTTGGCATGAGTGCCCAACAGGTCAAATTTTGGTTCCAAAACCATCGCAGCTCCAGTAAG GGCAAGACGCTGAGGCAGGAGGCCAGCAATCTTCAGTTAGAGAAGCAGATGCTAAAATCAGAAAGGCAAGCCATCATATCGGCTATGCAAAATAGCACTTGCCTCAAATGCAGAGGGACAATTGTACAAACTCAGGATACATCAGAGCGCCAGCGCTTGTTCATGGAGAATCTGAAGCTCAAGGAAGAACTTCTGCTTGCCACCAAACATCTTAAAGAGGGTCTCCAGCAAAATAGCATGTGGCCCGTATTGACCTGCAAATAA